The DNA segment TCAAACAGCCGCTTTTTTCTGGCATTCAGGGCATAATCCTCTGATTTCAATGATCACATCATTGATGGTATAGCCTGTTCCGGTGTTTTCAGGGATCAGGCTTTCAAGATGCTCTTCTACTGCAATATCTTCCAGCTTATCGCAGGCTATGCATCGAATGTGAGCATGGGTACGTGTGTCACCATCGTAACGTCTTGGACCTGTACCCGTATCAATTCTTTGAATATACCCACCCTCACTGAGACTTTCAAGGTTACGGTACACGGTTCCCAGACTTATTCTCGGAAGTTTATGCTGCACACTTCGA comes from the Desulfobotulus pelophilus genome and includes:
- a CDS encoding Fur family transcriptional regulator — its product is MEKNSPKKLGATRLSAQRRVILEDVLGCKSHPTADMVYRSVQHKLPRISLGTVYRNLESLSEGGYIQRIDTGTGPRRYDGDTRTHAHIRCIACDKLEDIAVEEHLESLIPENTGTGYTINDVIIEIRGLCPECQKKAAV